A window of the Bacteroidota bacterium genome harbors these coding sequences:
- a CDS encoding YkvA family protein, translated as MADYLPMIGTLHHFSLVPMPLLSSRPSEPPPRFEYFRRKAERVTRNPKRVRTVVREAYDKIAEHREEIGQIRTDLPVLLRLVRAWLGGEYRRVPLKAIVLIVGAVLYFLNPLDLIPDFLPVVGYLDDAAVLSYVLRTLHAEVELYGAWEAQHQLPAPDLS; from the coding sequence TTGGCAGACTACCTCCCGATGATAGGCACGCTGCACCACTTTTCCCTCGTCCCGATGCCACTTCTTTCGTCCCGACCGTCCGAGCCGCCGCCGCGCTTCGAGTACTTCCGCCGCAAGGCCGAGCGCGTCACCCGCAACCCGAAGCGCGTCCGCACCGTGGTCCGCGAGGCGTACGATAAGATCGCCGAGCACCGCGAGGAGATCGGGCAGATCCGCACCGACCTGCCGGTGCTGCTGCGCCTCGTCCGGGCGTGGCTCGGCGGCGAATACCGCCGCGTCCCGCTCAAGGCGATCGTGCTGATCGTGGGGGCTGTGCTCTACTTCCTCAACCCGCTGGACCTGATCCCGGACTTCCTCCCGGTCGTCGGCTACCTCGACGACGCAGCGGTGCTCAGCTACGTGCTCCGCACGCTCCACGCCGAGGTCGAACTCTACGGGGCGTGGGAGGCGCAGCACCAGCTTCCGGCCCCCGATCTCTCGTAG
- a CDS encoding glycosyl hydrolase: protein MHRLLPLLLAALALPAAAQPFAQPFAPPPAADPGDAASNPVAATPAAERLAGFAARRSLAERSLLGNVPFRSVGPTVMSGRVTDVDVSPADPATFYVAYASGGLWRTTSGGAAFEPLFDDQAVMTLGDIAVDWRDPEGDGVTIWAGTGENNSSRSSYAGTGVYKSTDGGASWQHLGLGETQHTGRIVLHPGDPETAWVAAIGPLYSPGPDRGVYKTTDGGATWERTLFVSDDAGVIDLALDPSDPDVLYAAAWERTRRAWDFTEAGAGSGIYKSADGGASWTLLTVEGSGFPTGAGVGRIGLAVYPGNPQTIFASLDNQNRRPAEADEEALALTKDALRTMPRDAFLALAEDELNDYLDRNGFPISYTAASLLEMVEAGDLEPVALVEYLEDANRQLFDTPVVGAEVYRSDDGGQTWTRTHEGYLDDLVFSYGYYFGEVRVAPDNPDRLYLLGVPIIASSDGGATWENIGQAHVHVDHHALFVNPNQAGHLVSGNDGGINVSYDDGTSWFKANVPPVGQFYTVAVDAQEPYHVYGGLQDNGVWAGPHTHTPGPGWLASGDYDFDWIMGGDGMQIAVDTRTNNTVYTGFQFGNYFRLDRPAPGADYERTRITPRHDLGERPLRFNWQTPIHLSRHNQDILYLGSQKLHRSLDRGETWTALSDDLTLGGIPGDVPYGTLTSIDESPLRFGLLVVGSDDGLVHVTEDGGRKWTNVSAGLPADLWVSRVVASAHDERRLYAALSGYRWDHFDAYVYRSDDLGQTWQRIGMDLPAEPVNVVVEDPANEDLLFVGTDHGLYASLDGGASFMTMMGERTGESLPHTPVHDAVIHEGEHHLVLGTHGRSIWVADLEHVAQLTPEVLAGGLRLFEVEPVQHSERWGEQGWTWGEPTTPEAVLTYFAPAAGQATVTVTDSLGTLITATFDSAEAGLNTITYDLTVDPDEVRDDQVSAEDGRVYLGPGDYTVSVALDGETAAERLTVEPAPAPPSRGRKKTP from the coding sequence ATGCACCGTCTGCTTCCGCTGCTGCTCGCCGCCCTCGCTCTCCCGGCTGCTGCCCAGCCGTTCGCTCAGCCGTTCGCCCCGCCGCCTGCCGCCGATCCCGGCGACGCCGCCTCGAACCCTGTCGCCGCGACGCCCGCTGCCGAGCGCCTCGCCGGGTTCGCCGCGCGCCGGTCTCTCGCCGAGCGCTCGCTCCTCGGCAACGTCCCGTTCCGCAGCGTCGGCCCAACGGTGATGAGCGGGCGCGTCACCGACGTAGACGTTTCGCCGGCCGACCCGGCGACGTTCTACGTGGCCTACGCCTCGGGTGGGCTGTGGCGCACGACGAGCGGCGGGGCCGCCTTCGAGCCGCTCTTCGACGACCAGGCCGTGATGACGCTCGGCGACATCGCCGTCGACTGGCGCGACCCGGAGGGCGACGGCGTGACGATCTGGGCCGGGACCGGCGAGAACAACTCCAGCCGCTCCTCCTACGCCGGCACCGGGGTCTACAAGTCCACCGACGGGGGTGCGTCGTGGCAGCACCTCGGCCTCGGCGAGACGCAGCACACCGGCCGCATCGTCCTCCACCCGGGCGACCCGGAGACGGCCTGGGTCGCCGCCATCGGGCCGCTCTACTCGCCCGGCCCCGACCGCGGCGTCTACAAAACCACCGACGGCGGCGCGACGTGGGAGCGAACGCTCTTCGTGAGCGACGATGCCGGGGTGATCGACCTCGCCCTCGATCCGTCTGACCCCGACGTGCTCTACGCCGCGGCGTGGGAGCGGACGCGGCGGGCGTGGGACTTCACCGAGGCCGGCGCGGGCTCGGGCATCTACAAATCCGCCGACGGCGGGGCGTCGTGGACGCTCCTCACCGTCGAGGGCAGCGGCTTCCCGACCGGCGCGGGCGTCGGGCGGATCGGTCTCGCGGTCTACCCCGGCAACCCGCAGACGATCTTCGCCTCGCTCGACAACCAGAACCGCCGCCCCGCCGAGGCCGACGAGGAAGCGCTGGCGCTGACAAAGGACGCGCTTCGGACGATGCCGCGCGACGCGTTCCTCGCGCTCGCCGAGGACGAGCTCAACGACTACCTCGACCGCAACGGCTTCCCGATCTCGTACACCGCCGCCTCGCTCCTGGAGATGGTCGAGGCCGGCGACCTCGAACCGGTCGCGCTCGTCGAGTACCTCGAGGACGCCAACCGGCAACTCTTCGACACCCCGGTCGTCGGGGCCGAGGTCTACCGCTCCGACGACGGCGGGCAGACCTGGACCCGCACGCACGAGGGCTACCTCGACGACCTCGTGTTCTCCTACGGCTACTACTTCGGCGAAGTCCGCGTCGCCCCGGACAACCCCGACCGGCTCTACCTGCTCGGCGTCCCCATCATCGCCTCCTCCGACGGCGGGGCGACGTGGGAGAACATCGGGCAGGCGCACGTCCACGTCGACCACCACGCGCTCTTCGTCAACCCGAACCAGGCGGGCCACCTCGTCAGCGGCAACGACGGCGGGATCAACGTGAGCTACGACGACGGCACTTCGTGGTTCAAGGCGAACGTGCCGCCGGTCGGGCAGTTCTACACGGTCGCCGTGGACGCCCAGGAGCCCTACCACGTCTACGGCGGCCTCCAGGACAACGGCGTCTGGGCCGGGCCGCACACCCACACGCCCGGCCCCGGCTGGCTGGCCTCGGGCGACTACGACTTCGACTGGATCATGGGCGGCGACGGGATGCAGATCGCCGTCGACACGCGGACCAACAACACGGTCTACACCGGCTTCCAGTTCGGCAACTACTTCCGCCTCGACCGTCCGGCCCCCGGCGCGGACTACGAGCGCACGCGCATCACGCCCCGCCACGACCTCGGCGAGCGCCCGCTCCGCTTCAACTGGCAGACGCCGATCCACCTCTCGCGCCACAACCAGGACATCCTCTACCTCGGCTCCCAGAAGCTCCACCGCTCGCTCGACCGGGGCGAGACCTGGACCGCGCTCTCGGACGACCTCACGCTCGGCGGCATCCCCGGCGACGTGCCCTACGGCACCCTCACCTCGATCGACGAGTCGCCGCTTCGGTTCGGGCTGCTCGTCGTCGGGAGCGATGACGGGCTCGTGCACGTCACCGAGGACGGCGGGCGGAAGTGGACAAATGTCTCGGCGGGCCTGCCGGCGGACCTGTGGGTCAGCCGCGTCGTCGCCTCGGCGCACGACGAGCGGCGGCTCTACGCCGCTCTCAGCGGCTACCGGTGGGACCACTTCGACGCCTACGTCTACCGCTCCGACGACCTCGGCCAGACCTGGCAGCGCATTGGGATGGATCTCCCGGCGGAGCCGGTCAACGTAGTCGTCGAGGACCCGGCGAATGAGGACCTGCTGTTCGTCGGGACCGATCACGGGCTCTACGCGAGCCTCGACGGGGGGGCGTCGTTTATGACGATGATGGGCGAGCGCACCGGCGAGAGCCTGCCGCACACGCCGGTCCACGACGCCGTGATCCACGAGGGCGAACACCACCTCGTCCTCGGCACGCACGGCCGGTCGATCTGGGTGGCCGACCTGGAGCACGTCGCCCAACTCACGCCGGAGGTGCTGGCCGGCGGGCTTCGTCTCTTCGAGGTCGAGCCGGTGCAGCACTCGGAACGCTGGGGCGAGCAGGGCTGGACCTGGGGCGAGCCGACGACTCCCGAGGCGGTGCTGACCTACTTCGCGCCCGCCGCCGGGCAGGCCACCGTCACCGTCACCGACTCCCTCGGCACCCTCATCACCGCCACCTTCGACAGCGCCGAGGCCGGGCTGAACACGATCACCTACGACCTGACGGTCGATCCCGACGAGGTCCGCGACGACCAAGTCTCGGCCGAGGACGGGCGGGTCTACCTCGGACCTGGCGACTACACCGTCTCGGTTGCGCTAGACGGTGAGACCGCAGCCGAGCGGCTGACCGTCGAGCCTGCTCCTGCGCCGCCTTCGAGAGGGCGGAAGAAGACGCCCTAA
- a CDS encoding FlgD immunoglobulin-like domain containing protein — protein MLFRAVRRLVPLALLLALAPAIAQPAQPIEDDGPFLVGRTDVVFQDAVFGQGQIRGRIYYPATAAGVEAPPDAGSGPFPLVAFQHGYLGRPSNYDDLCTHIASWGFVVASTGTETGFFPNQRQYARDTRSLLYYVEDQSDAPGPFSGMVDDGPWAASGHSMGGGVLALLIGIEERVQTIIGLQSAFVNDGRIGNINEYTGRHVQIAGSVDRIVPPSQVVRYFDEAESASRNVYFEVVGMGHSGPTDTVPDNEPLPAADQKRLHKRLVTGILRAEIKGEQNLYAEILGEGIAGEPVEIEAVTPDPVLWVRPSETAPALVVGAAARPDTDVVLAWSDTRAPRPTPVGEVGIDPAPEQILFRGPAGPEGTTEVLLPLADLAGADSVFVQGLALGAIGSVTRLDARAGASAAAPVAAARGDLATATGLGEVYPNPFRTDLTVRYDLADAGHARVEVYDVLGRSVAVLAAGEHAAGQHEAQWTGRDEAGRPVSAGLYVVHLRAGQVRLSQTIVRLP, from the coding sequence ATGCTTTTCCGTGCCGTGCGCCGCCTCGTCCCTCTCGCGCTGCTCCTCGCCCTCGCTCCGGCGATAGCGCAGCCCGCCCAGCCCATCGAAGACGATGGGCCTTTCCTTGTTGGCCGGACCGACGTGGTGTTCCAAGACGCCGTGTTCGGCCAGGGACAGATTCGGGGCCGCATCTACTATCCGGCGACGGCCGCCGGGGTCGAGGCGCCGCCGGACGCGGGCAGCGGACCGTTTCCGCTCGTCGCCTTCCAGCACGGCTACCTCGGCCGCCCGAGCAACTACGACGACCTCTGCACCCACATCGCGAGCTGGGGCTTCGTCGTCGCCTCGACGGGCACCGAGACGGGCTTCTTCCCGAACCAGCGGCAGTACGCCCGCGACACGCGCTCGCTGCTCTACTACGTCGAGGACCAGTCCGATGCGCCCGGCCCGTTTAGCGGCATGGTCGACGACGGCCCCTGGGCGGCCTCGGGGCACTCGATGGGCGGCGGCGTGCTGGCGCTCCTGATCGGGATCGAAGAGCGCGTGCAGACGATCATCGGGCTCCAGTCGGCGTTCGTCAACGACGGACGGATCGGCAACATCAACGAGTACACCGGCCGGCACGTTCAGATCGCGGGATCGGTGGACCGCATCGTCCCGCCGTCGCAGGTGGTGCGCTACTTCGACGAGGCCGAGAGCGCGAGCCGCAACGTCTACTTCGAGGTCGTCGGCATGGGCCACAGCGGGCCGACGGACACGGTGCCGGACAACGAACCGCTTCCCGCTGCCGACCAGAAGCGGCTCCACAAGCGCCTCGTGACGGGCATCCTCCGCGCCGAGATCAAGGGCGAGCAGAACCTCTACGCCGAGATTCTCGGCGAGGGGATCGCCGGCGAGCCGGTGGAGATCGAGGCTGTCACCCCGGACCCGGTGCTCTGGGTGCGCCCGAGCGAGACCGCCCCGGCGCTCGTCGTCGGGGCCGCCGCCCGGCCAGACACCGACGTCGTCCTCGCGTGGTCGGACACCCGCGCCCCGCGCCCGACGCCCGTCGGCGAGGTCGGCATCGATCCCGCGCCGGAGCAGATTCTCTTCCGGGGTCCCGCCGGCCCCGAGGGCACGACTGAGGTTCTCCTGCCGCTGGCCGACCTCGCCGGGGCCGACAGCGTCTTCGTGCAGGGCCTCGCGCTGGGTGCCATCGGGAGCGTCACGCGGCTCGACGCCCGCGCCGGGGCCAGCGCAGCCGCCCCAGTTGCCGCCGCCCGAGGCGACCTCGCCACCGCGACGGGCCTCGGCGAGGTCTACCCCAACCCGTTCCGCACCGACCTCACGGTGCGCTACGACCTCGCCGACGCCGGTCACGCTCGGGTCGAGGTGTACGACGTACTCGGCCGCAGCGTGGCAGTCCTCGCGGCGGGTGAGCACGCAGCCGGACAGCACGAGGCACAGTGGACCGGCCGCGACGAAGCCGGGCGACCGGTCAGCGCCGGGCTCTACGTGGTGCACCTTCGCGCTGGGCAGGTCAGGCTCTCGCAGACCATCGTGCGCCTGCCCTAG
- a CDS encoding DUF368 domain-containing protein: protein MASSPRRPRALFTHFSQGLLMGSADIIPGVSGGTMALIVGIYKNLIDAIGEAVTAVLLLVRGRGREAWTAVLALEWSLLLPLAAGIFLAIGLGSLFIPELLDRYPVECRALFFGLVAASLVIPWQERHTHRTWHYAVAAGAAALAFLLVGLPRSPDLADPSALRIGLTAAVAINAMILPGVSGAFLLEVLGLYRTTLEALRDLDVGYVAVFALGAGLGLGAVAKLLSWLLDRHHDLTMAVLVGLLAGSLRALWPWVGTVEHVGSDGAIEAIPDPSVLLTPGPEWPVALALALGGFAFVTALAWLGRRRIATGDEVLAEEHDDVRV from the coding sequence ATGGCCTCGTCCCCTCGGCGCCCGCGCGCGCTCTTCACGCACTTCAGCCAGGGCCTCCTGATGGGCTCGGCCGACATCATCCCCGGCGTGAGCGGCGGTACGATGGCGCTGATCGTCGGGATCTACAAGAACCTGATCGACGCCATCGGCGAGGCGGTGACGGCGGTGCTGCTCCTCGTCCGGGGCCGCGGGCGCGAGGCATGGACGGCGGTGCTGGCGCTGGAGTGGAGCCTGCTGCTCCCGCTCGCGGCGGGCATCTTCCTCGCCATCGGCCTCGGCTCGCTCTTCATCCCCGAGCTGCTGGACCGCTACCCGGTCGAGTGCCGGGCGCTGTTCTTCGGCCTCGTGGCGGCGTCGCTCGTGATCCCGTGGCAGGAGCGGCACACGCACCGCACCTGGCACTACGCCGTCGCCGCCGGTGCCGCCGCGCTGGCGTTTCTGCTCGTCGGCTTGCCGCGCAGCCCCGACCTCGCGGACCCGTCGGCGCTGCGGATCGGGCTAACGGCGGCGGTGGCGATCAACGCGATGATCCTGCCCGGCGTGAGCGGCGCGTTCCTGCTCGAAGTCCTCGGCCTCTACCGGACCACGCTGGAGGCTCTCCGCGACCTCGACGTTGGCTACGTTGCCGTCTTCGCGCTCGGCGCAGGCCTCGGCCTCGGGGCCGTAGCGAAGCTCCTCTCGTGGCTCCTCGACCGGCACCACGACCTCACGATGGCCGTCCTCGTCGGCCTCCTCGCCGGGTCGCTCCGGGCGCTCTGGCCGTGGGTGGGGACCGTCGAGCACGTCGGCTCGGACGGGGCCATCGAAGCAATCCCCGATCCGTCGGTGCTGCTCACGCCGGGACCGGAGTGGCCGGTCGCGCTCGCCCTCGCGCTCGGCGGGTTCGCCTTCGTGACGGCGCTCGCCTGGCTCGGCCGCCGCCGCATCGCCACGGGCGACGAGGTCTTGGCCGAGGAGCACGACGACGTGCGCGTTTAG
- a CDS encoding protein-L-isoaspartate(D-aspartate) O-methyltransferase has translation MPARSYDHQRRALVALLRDKGIADERVLSAVAAVPRHAFVDDALRHRAYRDEALPIGLKQTISQPFTVAYQTSLLGVQPGHRILEIGTGSGYQAAVLCELGARVLSIERHEPLLERTRALLDDLGYRVLARHGDGTLGWPASAPFDGIVVTAGGSEVPEALLDQLRGPDADRAGGRLIIPIGEADKQTMLRITRTATGFEREELMDCLFVPLVADHAGR, from the coding sequence ATGCCCGCCCGCTCCTACGACCACCAGCGCCGAGCGCTCGTCGCTCTGCTCCGGGACAAAGGCATCGCCGACGAGCGCGTGCTGAGCGCGGTGGCAGCGGTGCCGCGCCACGCGTTTGTAGACGACGCGCTGCGCCACCGCGCCTACCGGGACGAGGCCCTCCCCATCGGGCTGAAGCAGACGATCTCGCAGCCGTTCACGGTTGCCTATCAGACCAGCCTCCTCGGCGTCCAGCCTGGCCACCGCATCCTGGAAATCGGTACCGGGAGCGGCTACCAGGCAGCGGTGCTCTGCGAACTCGGTGCCCGCGTGCTCTCCATCGAGCGCCATGAACCGCTTCTCGAACGGACCCGCGCGCTTCTGGACGACCTCGGCTACCGCGTCCTCGCCCGGCACGGCGACGGCACGCTCGGCTGGCCCGCCTCGGCCCCGTTCGACGGGATCGTGGTGACGGCGGGCGGGAGCGAGGTCCCAGAAGCCCTCCTAGACCAGCTTCGGGGGCCGGACGCGGACCGGGCAGGCGGCCGTCTCATCATCCCCATCGGCGAGGCGGACAAGCAGACTATGCTCCGCATCACCCGCACCGCCACGGGGTTCGAGCGCGAGGAACTGATGGACTGCCTCTTCGTCCCCCTCGTCGCCGACCACGCCGGTCGCTAA
- a CDS encoding cob(I)yrinic acid a,c-diamide adenosyltransferase, giving the protein MKVYTRTGDDGTTALFGGDRVAKTHPRITAYGTVDETNAALGLARSLSADAPGFDHADPILDRIQQELFVLGGDLAAPRETKYPVPRMEASHVEQLEHDIDALEEDLPALKHFILPGGSPAGAALHVARTVARRAERYTVELAALEAVNDHAARYLNRLSDFLFVLARWVNHRAGVAEAKWVPVDRKAKQGG; this is encoded by the coding sequence ATGAAAGTCTACACCCGCACCGGCGACGACGGCACGACGGCCCTCTTCGGCGGCGACCGCGTCGCCAAGACGCATCCGCGCATCACGGCCTACGGCACCGTCGACGAGACCAACGCCGCGCTCGGCCTCGCCCGCTCGCTCAGCGCCGATGCACCCGGCTTCGACCACGCCGACCCGATCCTCGACCGCATCCAGCAGGAACTGTTCGTTCTCGGCGGCGACCTCGCGGCCCCGCGCGAAACCAAGTACCCCGTGCCCCGCATGGAGGCTTCACACGTCGAGCAGCTGGAGCACGACATCGACGCGCTGGAAGAAGACCTGCCAGCGCTCAAGCACTTCATCCTGCCGGGCGGCTCCCCGGCCGGCGCCGCCCTCCACGTCGCCCGCACCGTCGCCCGCCGCGCCGAGCGCTACACCGTCGAGCTTGCCGCGCTGGAGGCAGTCAACGACCACGCGGCGCGCTACCTCAACCGGCTCTCGGACTTCCTCTTCGTCCTCGCCCGCTGGGTCAACCACCGTGCCGGCGTGGCGGAGGCCAAGTGGGTGCCCGTGGACCGGAAGGCGAAGCAGGGAGGCTAG
- a CDS encoding TetR/AcrR family transcriptional regulator, with translation MPDTYHHGDLRRALLDEAHAVLAERGVGALSLRDLARRTDVSPTAPYHHFKGKTDLVCALAEDALDGLDRALAAPDHADPAERIRAMGVAYVRYAVAHPERFRLAFRPEMGDPFAGLAQDDGALPDDIAGFRHLLRAVSELDADAAEQVPLAVALWSLVHGLAALLVDGPLRTLAADPDRVEALAQDVTNQVWFTG, from the coding sequence ATGCCTGACACCTACCATCACGGCGACCTCCGCCGCGCCCTGCTCGATGAGGCCCACGCCGTCCTCGCCGAGCGCGGCGTGGGGGCGCTCTCGCTCCGCGACCTCGCCCGCCGCACCGACGTCAGCCCGACGGCTCCGTACCACCACTTCAAGGGCAAGACCGACCTCGTCTGCGCCCTCGCCGAAGACGCGCTCGACGGCCTCGACCGTGCCCTCGCCGCCCCCGACCACGCCGACCCCGCCGAGCGCATCCGGGCGATGGGTGTGGCCTACGTCCGCTACGCCGTCGCGCATCCCGAGCGTTTCCGCCTCGCGTTCCGGCCCGAGATGGGGGACCCGTTCGCGGGTCTGGCGCAAGACGACGGGGCACTCCCCGACGACATCGCCGGGTTTCGCCACCTGCTGCGCGCCGTCTCCGAGCTAGACGCCGACGCGGCCGAGCAGGTGCCGCTGGCCGTCGCGCTGTGGAGCCTCGTCCACGGTCTCGCGGCCCTCCTCGTGGACGGCCCGCTCCGCACGCTGGCCGCCGACCCCGACCGCGTCGAGGCGCTGGCTCAGGACGTCACCAACCAGGTCTGGTTCACCGGGTAG
- the folP gene encoding dihydropteroate synthase, with amino-acid sequence MRPASSDPFLLDCRGRVLDCQPGRAHVMGILNVTPDSFSDGGDFLDPGDALRRAETMLEEGAVLIDIGGESSRPRGAVYGDGAEAVAADEEMRRVLPVVEALAARLPEALLSVDTYKPVVAEAALGAGAHLVNDITGLRYGDGAARAAARAGAPLIVMHSLGRPGAMPHEHAYADVVADVAASLRTSVHAAEAAGVRDVVLDPGFGFGKSVAENLCLVGRVDALLEVGRPVLVGISRKSTVGAVLGTVEQPVPVGERLFGTLGMTAVAVLGGASIVRTHDVRETVEMLAGLTAAAEAGGALREARP; translated from the coding sequence ATGCGCCCTGCCTCCTCCGACCCCTTCCTCCTCGACTGCCGCGGCCGCGTCCTCGACTGCCAGCCGGGGCGGGCGCACGTCATGGGCATCCTGAACGTGACCCCGGACTCGTTCTCCGACGGCGGCGACTTCCTCGACCCCGGCGACGCCCTCCGCCGCGCCGAGACGATGCTGGAGGAGGGTGCGGTTCTGATCGACATCGGGGGCGAGTCCTCGCGGCCGCGCGGCGCGGTCTACGGCGACGGGGCCGAGGCGGTCGCGGCGGACGAGGAGATGCGGCGCGTCCTCCCGGTCGTCGAGGCGCTGGCGGCGCGGCTGCCGGAGGCGCTGCTGTCGGTGGACACCTACAAGCCGGTGGTGGCCGAGGCCGCGCTCGGCGCGGGCGCGCACCTGGTCAACGACATCACCGGCCTGCGCTACGGCGACGGGGCCGCCCGCGCCGCAGCTCGGGCCGGCGCTCCGCTCATTGTGATGCACTCGCTCGGGCGGCCCGGCGCGATGCCGCACGAGCACGCCTACGCCGACGTCGTGGCCGACGTGGCGGCGTCGCTCCGGACGTCGGTGCACGCGGCCGAGGCGGCGGGCGTCCGCGACGTCGTCCTCGATCCCGGCTTCGGGTTCGGCAAGTCGGTGGCGGAAAACCTGTGCCTCGTTGGGCGCGTGGACGCGCTGCTGGAAGTTGGGCGGCCGGTGCTGGTCGGCATCTCGCGCAAGAGCACGGTGGGCGCGGTGCTCGGCACAGTGGAGCAGCCGGTGCCGGTCGGCGAGCGGCTGTTCGGGACGCTCGGCATGACGGCGGTGGCCGTGCTCGGCGGCGCGTCGATCGTCCGCACGCACGACGTCCGGGAGACAGTCGAGATGTTGGCGGGGCTAACGGCCGCAGCCGAGGCCGGCGGCGCGCTTCGGGAGGCGAGGCCATGA
- a CDS encoding SDR family NAD(P)-dependent oxidoreductase — MTSFRTQYGPWAVVTGASSGIGRAFAGRLAERGLHLVLVARRGGVLDTLAADLTASHGTETRTVAADLGTESGLADLEAATADLDVGLLVASAGFGTSGAFLESDLGDEVNMLDVNGRAVLRQVHHFGRRLAERGRGGLILLGSLVGFQGTPFAAHYAATKAYVQTLGEALHVELKPMGVDVLVCAPGPVRTGFAERADMRMGATVAPDDVAEPTLAALGRRQTVRPGLLTKVLSGGLALLPRWGKVRMMARVMGGMTAHQTSA; from the coding sequence ATGACCTCTTTCCGCACGCAGTACGGCCCGTGGGCCGTCGTCACCGGAGCCTCCTCCGGCATCGGCCGGGCCTTCGCCGGGCGACTCGCCGAGCGCGGGCTGCACCTCGTCCTTGTCGCCCGTCGCGGCGGCGTCCTCGACACCCTCGCTGCCGACCTCACCGCCTCGCACGGCACCGAGACCCGCACCGTCGCAGCCGACCTCGGAACCGAGTCTGGTTTAGCCGACCTTGAAGCGGCGACGGCCGACCTCGACGTGGGGCTGCTCGTGGCCTCGGCGGGCTTCGGCACGTCAGGAGCCTTTCTGGAGTCGGACCTCGGGGACGAGGTGAACATGCTCGACGTGAATGGGCGTGCTGTGCTCCGGCAGGTGCACCACTTCGGGCGGCGTCTGGCCGAGCGCGGGCGCGGCGGGCTGATCTTGCTCGGCTCGCTCGTCGGGTTCCAGGGGACGCCGTTCGCGGCGCACTACGCGGCGACGAAGGCGTACGTGCAGACGCTCGGCGAAGCGCTGCACGTCGAGCTGAAACCAATGGGCGTGGACGTGCTGGTGTGCGCGCCCGGCCCCGTCCGCACCGGCTTCGCCGAACGCGCCGACATGAGGATGGGTGCCACGGTCGCGCCGGACGATGTCGCAGAGCCCACGCTCGCGGCGCTCGGGCGGCGGCAGACTGTGCGGCCCGGCTTGCTGACGAAGGTTCTCTCTGGCGGCCTCGCCCTGCTGCCTCGCTGGGGCAAGGTCCGCATGATGGCTCGTGTGATGGGCGGGATGACCGCGCACCAGACCTCCGCCTGA
- the cdaA gene encoding diadenylate cyclase CdaA, producing the protein MRLALEVFFIPFELKDVLDILIVAFLVYQLYRLIRGTIAVQVSLLLLVIYGLNVLVQFLGLTTLEVLFGAVSEVFVVVVIILFQPEIRRLLFMLGRNPLVSRFVATPARERTIEEMVAAAREMSENRIGSLTVFSRSSGLRNYIESGTAINANVERDLLTSVFFPNSPLHDGAVIIEDQKVAAARCILPVSDARRLDPQLGLRHRAAVGLTERTDAFVVVTSEETGRISVAEDGVIQTALSPEELRERLTEALIQRRAEDPPPAEDEFVQA; encoded by the coding sequence ATGAGGCTGGCGCTCGAGGTCTTCTTCATCCCGTTCGAGCTGAAGGACGTGCTCGACATCCTCATCGTCGCCTTCCTGGTCTACCAGCTCTACCGGCTGATCCGGGGAACGATCGCCGTGCAGGTGTCGCTCCTGCTGCTCGTGATCTACGGGCTCAACGTGCTCGTCCAGTTCCTCGGGCTGACGACGCTCGAGGTCCTCTTCGGGGCGGTGAGCGAGGTGTTCGTGGTGGTCGTCATCATCCTCTTCCAGCCCGAGATCCGGCGGCTCCTGTTCATGCTCGGCCGCAACCCGCTCGTCAGCCGCTTCGTGGCGACGCCGGCCCGGGAGCGGACCATCGAGGAAATGGTGGCGGCGGCGCGCGAGATGTCCGAGAACCGGATCGGGTCGCTGACGGTGTTCTCGCGCTCGTCCGGGCTGCGCAACTACATCGAGAGCGGGACCGCGATCAACGCCAACGTCGAGCGCGACCTCCTGACGAGCGTGTTCTTCCCGAACTCGCCGCTGCACGACGGGGCCGTCATCATCGAGGACCAGAAGGTGGCCGCGGCCCGCTGCATCCTCCCCGTTTCCGACGCGCGCCGCCTCGACCCGCAGCTCGGCCTGCGTCACCGCGCCGCCGTCGGCCTGACCGAGCGGACCGATGCCTTCGTCGTCGTCACGAGCGAGGAGACGGGGCGCATCTCGGTCGCCGAGGACGGTGTGATCCAGACGGCCCTCTCGCCGGAAGAGCTGCGCGAGCGGCTCACCGAGGCCCTCATCCAGCGCCGCGCCGAGGACCCGCCTCCCGCCGAGGACGAGTTCGTGCAGGCGTGA